The bacterium genome contains a region encoding:
- the flhB gene encoding flagellar biosynthesis protein FlhB produces MADGEGGEKTEKGSGRQRDRAREKGSVPKSQEVSSAILLLVGMTLLVASGGHFVRVLGRNTGYLLGQAHILAPENQFGVRELLRGNVEVLVLAMGPLLGGALVAAFGGNVIQFGFRFTPAAMQFRPEKLNPLPGLKKFVQVTAFFELVKNLAKITVIGLLAYVTVKNAFSDLVALPLLSLPAVVATAKLTFVKLMAKLLFLMALIAIADWFFQKHRYEESIKMTKYEVKQENKDFEGDPQIKARIRGLQFEMARKRMLADVPRADVVITNPTHYAVAIRYEPGSAAPLVVAKGQDNLAQVIKKIARKHRVPVIENKPLARGLYRQVEVGRMIPESLFQAVAEVLAYVYRLKRA; encoded by the coding sequence ATGGCGGACGGCGAGGGCGGCGAGAAGACAGAAAAAGGCTCCGGCAGGCAACGGGACCGGGCGCGGGAGAAGGGATCGGTTCCCAAGAGCCAGGAGGTCAGTTCGGCCATCCTGCTCCTGGTCGGCATGACCCTGCTGGTCGCCAGCGGCGGTCATTTCGTGCGTGTCCTCGGGCGCAACACGGGCTACCTGCTCGGGCAGGCCCACATCCTGGCCCCGGAGAACCAGTTCGGCGTGCGCGAGCTGCTGCGCGGCAACGTCGAGGTGCTGGTCCTGGCCATGGGACCGCTGCTGGGCGGTGCCCTGGTGGCGGCCTTCGGCGGCAACGTGATCCAGTTCGGCTTCCGCTTCACGCCGGCGGCCATGCAGTTCCGGCCCGAGAAGCTCAACCCCTTGCCGGGGTTGAAGAAATTCGTCCAGGTGACGGCCTTCTTCGAACTCGTCAAGAACCTGGCCAAGATCACCGTCATCGGCCTCCTGGCCTACGTGACGGTCAAAAACGCCTTTTCCGACCTGGTGGCCCTGCCCTTGCTGAGCCTGCCTGCGGTCGTGGCGACCGCCAAGCTGACCTTCGTCAAGCTCATGGCCAAGCTGCTCTTCCTGATGGCCCTGATCGCCATCGCCGACTGGTTCTTCCAGAAGCACCGGTACGAGGAGAGCATCAAGATGACCAAGTACGAGGTCAAGCAGGAGAACAAGGACTTCGAGGGCGATCCCCAGATCAAGGCGAGGATCCGGGGCCTGCAGTTCGAGATGGCGCGCAAGCGCATGCTGGCCGACGTGCCGCGCGCCGACGTGGTCATCACGAACCCGACCCACTACGCGGTGGCGATCCGGTACGAGCCGGGCAGCGCGGCCCCGCTGGTGGTGGCCAAGGGGCAGGACAACCTGGCCCAGGTCATCAAGAAGATCGCGCGCAAGCACCGCGTGCCGGTGATCGAGAACAAACCGCTGGCGCGCGGGCTGTACCGCCAGGTCGAGGTGGGGCGCATGATCCCCGAGAGCCTCTTCCAGGCCGTCGCCGAGGTGCTCGCCTACGTCTACCGCCTGAAGCGGGCCTGA
- a CDS encoding flagellar biosynthetic protein FliR has translation MQFELDITLMAVTAALFVRFAVLAATLPLLEIRSVPPLWRFALAFCFAGALAPAVRAAVPAGIVDLRWQLLVVEAARSLVVGAMLGLTINLVFTAVRFAGEVAGMQIGFSIVNAFDPATGAQVSVISQLYYILTVMIFFATGAHHVLLAAMYQSCVAVPPFAPVDGAAGAWYLLQEYGSIFTTGVRIAAPVIVVLLLVSASMGVIVKTVPQLNVLVVGFPIKIAVGLMTFGLSLVFFKTVAIGLIAGLGDQLDRVLLALS, from the coding sequence GTGCAGTTCGAACTCGACATCACCCTCATGGCCGTCACGGCGGCGCTCTTCGTGCGCTTCGCCGTGCTCGCGGCCACGCTGCCCCTGCTGGAGATCCGTTCGGTGCCGCCCCTGTGGCGCTTCGCCCTGGCGTTCTGCTTCGCCGGCGCGCTGGCGCCCGCCGTGCGCGCGGCCGTGCCGGCGGGCATCGTCGACCTGCGCTGGCAGCTGCTCGTGGTGGAGGCGGCCCGCTCGCTGGTCGTCGGCGCCATGCTCGGCCTGACCATCAACCTGGTCTTCACCGCGGTGCGCTTCGCCGGCGAGGTGGCGGGCATGCAGATCGGGTTCTCCATCGTGAACGCCTTCGACCCGGCCACCGGCGCGCAGGTCTCGGTCATCAGCCAGCTCTACTACATCCTGACGGTGATGATCTTCTTCGCCACCGGCGCCCACCACGTGCTGCTGGCGGCCATGTACCAGAGCTGCGTGGCGGTGCCGCCGTTCGCCCCGGTCGACGGGGCGGCGGGCGCCTGGTACCTGCTGCAGGAGTACGGCTCGATCTTCACCACCGGCGTGCGCATCGCCGCCCCGGTGATCGTGGTGCTGCTGCTGGTCTCGGCGTCCATGGGCGTCATCGTCAAGACCGTCCCGCAGCTGAACGTGCTGGTGGTGGGCTTCCCCATCAAGATCGCGGTCGGCCTGATGACCTTCGGGCTGTCCCTGGTGTTCTTCAAGACGGTCGCGATCGGCCTGATCGCGGGGCTGGGCGACCAGCTCGACCGGGTGCTGCTCGCCCTCAGCTGA
- the fliQ gene encoding flagellar biosynthesis protein FliQ, translated as MTAETVIEIGQYAMRTVIFVAGPMLIAGMLVGLAISVFQAATQINEMTMTFVPKILTVFVVLILSLPWAISQLTSFTEAMFARIANM; from the coding sequence ATGACCGCTGAAACCGTCATCGAAATCGGCCAATACGCCATGCGCACGGTGATCTTCGTCGCCGGGCCCATGCTCATCGCCGGCATGCTCGTCGGCCTGGCCATCTCGGTGTTCCAGGCCGCGACCCAGATCAACGAGATGACGATGACCTTCGTGCCGAAGATCCTGACCGTCTTCGTGGTGCTCATCCTGAGCCTGCCCTGGGCCATCTCCCAGCTGACCTCCTTCACCGAGGCCATGTTCGCGCGCATCGCGAACATGTAG
- the fliP gene encoding flagellar type III secretion system pore protein FliP (The bacterial flagellar biogenesis protein FliP forms a type III secretion system (T3SS)-type pore required for flagellar assembly.): MTLTLEGAGGPKTMDSALKILLLMTVLSLAPAFLVLLTSFTRIVIVLGFLRQAIGANQAPNNQIIIGLALFLTVVVMSPVLSEMNTNALQPFLAEEISQGEAFTRVQAPLKEFMLGQVREKDVALFLDLTETVAPEDPVDLPMLVVVPSFVLSELKTAFQMGFILFIPFLIIDMVVASVLMSMGMMMLPPVLISLPFKILLFVLVDGWFLVVKSLVQAFQ, from the coding sequence ATGACGCTCACCCTCGAGGGGGCCGGCGGTCCGAAGACCATGGACTCGGCCCTGAAGATCCTGCTGCTGATGACGGTGCTCTCCCTGGCGCCGGCGTTCCTGGTCCTGCTGACCAGTTTCACCCGCATCGTCATCGTGCTCGGCTTCCTGCGCCAGGCCATCGGCGCCAACCAGGCGCCCAACAACCAGATCATCATCGGGCTGGCGCTCTTCCTGACCGTCGTCGTCATGTCGCCCGTGCTGAGCGAGATGAACACGAACGCCCTGCAGCCCTTCCTGGCCGAGGAGATCAGCCAGGGGGAGGCCTTCACCCGCGTGCAGGCCCCCCTGAAGGAGTTCATGCTCGGCCAGGTGCGCGAGAAGGACGTGGCCCTGTTCCTCGACCTGACCGAGACCGTGGCCCCCGAGGACCCGGTCGACCTGCCCATGCTCGTCGTGGTGCCGAGCTTCGTGCTGAGCGAGCTGAAGACGGCCTTCCAGATGGGCTTCATCCTCTTCATCCCGTTCCTCATCATCGACATGGTCGTCGCGTCGGTGCTCATGTCCATGGGCATGATGATGCTGCCGCCCGTGCTGATCAGTCTGCCCTTCAAGATCCTGCTCTTCGTGCTCGTCGACGGCTGGTTCCTCGTCGTCAAGAGCCTCGTGCAGGCGTTCCAGTAG